In Limanda limanda chromosome 3, fLimLim1.1, whole genome shotgun sequence, the sequence tcaatcaatcagtcagtcagtcagtcagtcagtcagtcagtcagtcagtcagtcagtcagtcagtcagtcagtcagtcagtcagtcagtcagtcagtcagtcagtcagtcagtcagtctgtctgtctgtctgtctgtctgtctgtctgtctgtctgtctgtctgtctgtctctctctctctctctctctatctatctatctatctatctatctatctatctatgactTTTGACCACTGTAATTTAATCAGTTAATCTTGGAGTCCATATGACAactttgaagaaattccctacAGACAGACTTCATATATCaggttcaagaggccaaaacgTGTTTTGGGAGGCCACCACGACCTTGACCCTTAACCACCCAAATCCCTCCTGTCCATAAATTATCTGTGAGAATGGtaaacatttgtaccaaatatgaagaaattcccAGGAGTAGTTcctgagatatcacattcataAGGCAAAAAATGTGTtagtgaggtcactgtgactttgacctttgaccgaCAAAATCAGGATGAGAAAATCAGCTCATCCATGAGTCCGAGGAAATGTTTGTACCCAACTTGAAGAAAATCCTTTCAGGTGTTCTTGTGATATGTTGAGAAAGATGGACGGATGAATAACCTGAGAATATAATGTCTCTGGCCACCAGCAGTCGACCCCAATATGATATTGTTAAATATCATATTGGggtgactgactgacagacagacagacagacagacagacagacagacagacagacagacagacagacagacagacagacagacagacagacagacagacagacagacagacagacagacagacagacagacagacagacagacagtcagtcagtcagtcagtcagtcagtcagtcagtcagtcagtcagtcagtcagtcagtcagtcagtcagtcagtcagtcagtcagtcagtcagtcagtcagtcagtcagtcagtcagtcagtcagtcagtcagtcagtcagtcagtcagtcagtcagtcagtcagtcagtcagtcagtcagtcagtcagtcagtcagtcagtcagtcagtcagtcagtcagtcagtcagtcagtcagtcagtcagtcagtcagtcagtcagtcagtcagtcagtcagtctgtctgtctgtctgtctgtctgtctgtctgtctgtctgtctgtctgtctgtctgtctgtctgtctgtctgtctctctctctctctctctctctctctctatctatctatctatctatctatctatctatctatctatctatctatctatctatctatctatctatctatctatctatctatctatgactTTTGACCACTGTAATTTAATCAGTTAATCTTGGAGTCCATATGACAactttgaagaaattccctacAGACAGACTTCATATATCaggttcaagaggccaaaacgTGTTTTGGGAGGCCACCACGACCTTGACCCTTAACCACCCAAATCCCTCCTGTCCATAAATTATCTGTGAGAATGGtaaacatttgtaccaaatatgaagaaattcccAGGAGTAGTTcctgagatatcacattcataAGGCAAAAAATGTGTtagtgaggtcactgtgactttgacctttgaccgaCAAAATCAGGATGAGAAAATCAGCTCATCCATGAGTCCGAGGAAATGTTTGTACCCAACTTGAAGAAAATCCTTTCAGGTGTTCTTGTGATATGTTGAGAAAGATGGACGGATGAATAACCTGAGAATATAATGTCTCTGGCCACCAGCAGTCGACCCCAATATGATATTGTTAAATTGCTGCAGTTCTcttttataattaataattatatatactgtCCAAATTAAtctgtatatttatgtttgtatcaTCCTACCTGAGGCGAGTTATATATGCAGTTATCCCAGATTATAGTAAAGTCTTAAGGAGCTCTGTGTGTCACATCTACTGCATGTGTCCTCATTGTGGCTCTGGCTGACCTCAGACAGACTGTTTTACTTAGCCGGAGGGAGATTAGAATCGTGCTGGTGGATGTGGCTGGTCGGAGCCGTTACTGCAGGTGAAAGGGCTTCACTTAACAGAGCTGATGCGCAGGCTTGATAACAAACAAGCGTCTGAGAAGGTCATCTTGCTCTGTTGTAAGCATCCAGGAAGTAGACTACAGGAGGGAGGCGGCGGGATTATAGACTTAAATCTATGGCCACAGTTAAATGAGCCGGCTGAGAGACAGTGGGTCACATTGATACCACGTTGACATTGTATGGAGCCAAGCGCCACCCTTCACACTAAAAAGATCCTTTCATTTCTAGCTGCTATGTTTAAATCATTAATGTAAAAGATTATTCCAGATTTAGCACATACTTTATGCATGATATTGCAGTTGGCACTGATAGTATCAAGAGCTTATATGTGCATTAAAGTAATCGTGCTATATTTTATGGGCATATGGGCCATCTGGTGATGGTTAAAGCTGTGGTTTATCAGAAACTACATCTATGCCACAGTGAGCCGTTCGACTGCCTACAACCACTTAAGACAACTCACTTAAACTCATTCACATATATTCCTGTATTCTGTGTCCTTGCTGCAActtcaaaacatatttattgtgcATTGTTAGTGCAAGTTTTGGCCAGATGTTGGCGAGAATTGGTGCAGCAAGGAAGCATGAACAATCTCAGGCACCCATAAACAACCCTTTTGAGTTGCTAATCCAGAGGGCATACTCATCTGTATGCAATCAACCCTGACACGTAAACAACTGTGTTAAATAAATCTCATTATTTATCAGTGAAACTGTCGCAGAATGTCAGCGTAAGCACCAGCCTGAGAGTCGCCCTCCTTGTGTGAAGACCTACATGGGTAAGGAAAGCTAATTCACGTGTGGGAGTTCACCAAGCTAGTCCACCATCGTGAGCATGCAAAGACACAAGTACGAAAGTAAGTAAAACTTTATGTTCTTCCACTCCATTCATGTTGGCTGAAATAAACATAGTACTACTATGCCAGAAGGTGAAGGAATCTGGCTATGCGCCGGTCCTTGCAACGTTCGACCCACATGTGCCTACTTCCTTAATGGATTGTGGAGCTGCCAGTCTGCAGTTAATAAAGCCGAATTACTTCCTGCCTATGCTAACCAGCTGTCTCTTGAACTGCTGGTGCTGACTGACACCTGGATCAAACCAGATAATACTGATACCCTGTGATCTATGCTTCTCTGACCATGCTGTATTCATCTCCTGCTCATGCTGCTTTGCAACATAAGAAGGCCTTCTACCCAACCCAATGCCTGTTACGGGGCCATGGATATGTCCAGCCTCAACTATTGCAATGCCCTTCTGGTCGGCCTTCGTTCAGGCACAGTGAAACCCTTACAGACTGCTGAATGTGGAGTCTTCAATCATCAAAAAACCTCCACTGTTCTCAATGGTGTAACAAGCTATGAAAACCATTAGTAGGGACGTAATTCTCTACCTTTCATATACTCTCAAAGACTCATCTGTTCAGAGAGTGCCTCCTCTCCTAACACCCTCACTAGCACGTACTGTGCACCTTTCAACAGATCTTAGAACAGATTGAGCCCTTACTACATTACTTAGTTCATTGTGTCTGTACTATACTGTGCTGAAGCTTTGGAGAGGCAGCACGTGAGCAAAAGAGGCTTTGATTTGCTGAGTAAAGCAGAAAAAACTTTCACCATCTGTGAAAATTAAAAGCCTCTAATCAAGATGCTTCAACAAAATGATTGAAGAATGATATTTTAGCATTGCACAGGTTATAGAGGGATAAAACAAGCTTGCTTGTCAAGCCTATATATGTTTTTAGAAGTATCCTGTATAAGTATTGCATTTCAAATGTTCTGTTGTGAGCCACTGAGTTTATGTACCTGAGAGTGACAGCTTTGTTTGCACTCTTGACAAAGTCCAACGTGAAAGTGAGACAGGGTCTGCTCTTTTGTCTCCAACGTGCAGACAGTATCTCAAATGAAGCAATTTGTTAACATTAATCCCAGAGCCCTTTTTCAAAATGCAGTGAATATATGCATGGTCTTTGAAATATTCATTCTGTTTGTCAGGAGAACAGGGAGGGAGCTACGAACGCTTCATGAAAGTGCAGCCACTTGATTAAACTTGGAGTTTCTTACATCACACATCGAGAGTGTCTCAGGAACTGGTGAGAGTAAGAGCAGCAATACTTAATGGACCAGTGGCTTTCTCAGTAAAGCAGCTTGGAAAAAAAGTTTCTTCTACTTTTATTTCTGATAATAATCCCAACATAGCTCTGGATAGTAAACATTTAGGGTTTataattacacattttaaacactgtACTTTAAAAATGATATCAGGAACCTTTTTGTCACTGCATCATTCAAATTACCTGAACACATCCGAGCCCCAGCCGGCCACAGCTGTGAAGACCCGTGGGCCGAAGTCTCGGGCTGGATTGAGGGCATAGCCGCAGTTCAGTCCCATGGCCACTCCGATGCCCATGATGACCCAGCCGAtgagcagaggctgcaggcCTTCTGGCACACGGGTGTACTTGTCAGTGATGACCAGGATGCACAGGACCAGAATGCCAGCTGAGAAAaccttaaaaacaaaagtatcaGGATATTACAATGAAAACATCTTTTCCCTGTTATCTGGTTTAAACCTTTAATGAGGCTTCCCCTTTACCCTGGTTTATGTCTGGATAAAGCAGTGTTTCTATATAGGTCCATCAAAAAATCACTCCTGGTTGAGATGACTGTTACTCTTACAGTTAATTATAAATGTTTCTAATGGTGTTGCTGCTTTGTTTAAATCGGTAATGCTTGTAAACATGCAGAAATAATGGCTTTTCGAAAATATAATCACTTGGGAAACTTATAACACAAACTTAATCTACCTAAAAGGTATATtatcaacaaaaaaagaaagagaaacaacagattAGAGCTTTTATATCCTCCTGCCTTCACTAATACACAAACTGACATGTACTCTCATGCAGATGGAGGTTATTCTCAGCATCTGAGCAGAATTGTTCATACATCAGCAAACAACTGTGTCCATTTAAGCTTAGATTCATTCATGAATGCACAAAATGCAAGCTCACATCGTAGACTCTATATAGGCTCGTATGCATCTCTGTATGCTCCAGTGACTTCCACATACAAAGAATCATGATGGAAAAATTCTGCCATCCCACTGACATCAATAATTCCGTTAGAAGGGGTAAAAACCCTGCAATGCTGAATATGAGATTCAAaacgaaaaaagaaaagaaaaatactctCACGTCGTCAGGCAGTTTGTTTAAAGCATATAAATTGTAGAAATATCAATTAAAAACGAGTCTTTAACCCTTACCTGATCCACAAACCCATTTAGGTGGAAGAGATGTTGTGCAGGATAAGTTGAAAAGATGTTTGCCGTGGCATTGGGCCCAGTAACCAACAGTTGCCCACTGCTGAAGTCCATCAAAGCATCTGAGGAAAATAacatacaataaaaataaactgtgtaTTCATTTTATTACTGAAAAGCTGTTTTTGTGTAACCAAATCATAAAAAAGACAGGATTCAAATATTGGTTAAATTCATAAGGAGGTTAACTAGATAATCTGGATCCTGACCTGGATATCCTGCcttctgagacagtttgttcaCACCTACCATAGTACAACACATAGACCCCACAGGCTCCAATGAAAGCCCCCAGGAACTGAGCCACCATGTACACAGGGAGCTTCTTCAGTGGCAGCTTCCCCAGGATCACCATGGCCAGAGTGACTGCCGGGTTCACGTGGCCTCCTACAACAAAGCAAGGAAACAGGTGGACACAAGTAACACAAAGCTTGATATACACCATCTTGTCATGCACGCAGTGGTCCTCAACAAGACCCCCCAGATGTGTTCAATGATGTCAATATAGCTGCTGATTACTGATTAACTCAATCCGTTGACAAAGgaaaaaagttaaaacatttgTGTCCGAGCTCATTCGAAATACTTagccaagttttttttttacagtcaatATAAGTGGAGTTCAGTGGAATACACATTCAGTGACAGACTGATCATTTGGTGCTTAAATTAAACCCCTCAAATGTTCATTCAGTCAAACATCTCCATGAATTTCAAAACAAAGGGCCCTGGGTTTTTGGGCCCTCAGAGTCGGCCTGTTTTCCTATGTTCTACATCGTCTTAAACAGGCGTGTGTGGACACATTCCAGCCAATTGTTTCTGGGCGGGGGTGGTAGTGTGGGGTCATTTATTTAACACTCTGGGATCTTGGCTTTGACCTCACTGTGGTCACACCACTGGGGGTATCAGCCATGCGCCCATTGTTAATCTCCCCGTCCTGTTCACAAACACTGTCCACGACAACCAGCCAGACCTGCCGATTTCAATTGCATCTGACATAATGAGCTTGAATCTGCTTAAGGCACACGTAGACTGCAGGTCATTAGAGTGACCACGATGTGTCACACTTACGGAACAATGTCATCTAAAATCTGAGActacaaagtgaaaacaattgtgttttcttctcctaTGGGGCCATCCTGCCAGGCGAGCCTAGAAAGCCAGGCTTGTCACACCTGACCCCCCTCCTCTCCAGAGACCCATGCCCCAGTAAAGCTCATTAGTCCAATACCTATGATCATCTTCAGACATGTCTTTGGACAGAAGCTTCCCACTGAGCTGTGGACCCCGGGGCTGAATGGCCCAGTCATGCAGAAAAAGCTCTCCATATATTACCCTCCGTGTCCTCAGGCTTTTTCTACTCTTCTTCTGAAGCTTTACAACTCCTCTCATTAAACATCGCACAAGTTCCATTGGAACGTGGGTCAGAATAAAAGACCGAAACgtgacaaacaacaacaaaagcatGTGCAGGTTGTTTCCTTCAAACCCATATTCCTCATGAATAATATTAAGTCTCAAAGACAAACCACATTAGCCTCTCAATCTTCTGATGCACTAAAACATACACAGAAAGAACCTTGCCATCATGGGACTGATGAGTTCAAATCTGACGTGTCTTATTTGCCGTTTTTCTTCTATGAGAAGATCAACATCAGTATCATATTTGTCTGTTAAATATATGGTTATAAAGTTAGCTTACCTTAGCTTTAAGAAAACTTAAGGAAAAGGCTAACCTGTCCAGAGGTGACACTTGGGcagtaaaacaataacaatagttattgtaatataattttcatttatAGCAATATTAAAAAGGTTCAATATACATCTATAGAATGCTGATTCATTGTGCAAGCAAAGTGAGGAGGTAAAACACACATGTCATCGacttcagatttgtaaaatgtttagctgtttatcaagtgtatGTCTCTGCTTatagaagagtttaaaaccacaaccttcactcaggagcaaaattCCTATTTCAAattttaccaaaaaaaaaaaaggaatcaaCATTAACTGATATGacaatctttttttaatatcattttGCCCACATCATCCacctatctatccatccaagATCTGAAGTGCTAAAACAacaaatttgcatttttatctGCTGTACTATTTCTTGCCTGGGACCAGTAATATCACATTTAAACGATCTCTTCTGTCTGTTTCCGATGATTATTTCCCCATCCCAAATATGCAGGAAATGACCATAAAGAGAACTTGTGGAGTCCGTACAATGTAACCCTTGACGTGCTGAATCCCTCAATTACTGTTTAATGGACAGTCAACATGAGAAGCATGTGACATTCAACAACTCTTCCCTCGTATCCATATCACTGCTGGCAAACTGCAGCAGGCTCTTCTTACTATAATCCTGGACGAATGCCGCAGATAAAGTCCCATTTGGACACAATATCTCCACACAggcacccacccacccacacacacacacatatatacacacacacacacacacacacacacacacacacacacacacacacacacacacaggcacgcacgcacgcacacgcacacgcacacacacacacacacacacacacacaaacacacacacacacacacacacgcacacacacacacacacacacacacacacacacacacacacacacacacacacacacacaaagtggtcAGACAGAAAAAGGCGTTTTTCAAAAAAGTGTTCAATGCGTGAATGATAATGAAACGTATAGATGGTTCCGTCTGAACTAAGATGTGGATATATATCACTCGACTGTTACCTGACACTGATGCTGCCATGTAGATGCCCATCGTGACTCCCACGGCAAAGCCTATGTGGATGGTCAAGGCCCCCCCGAGAGCCCCTCTACTGAGCACCACCTGGGCCACTGAACCACATCCAAAGAGCTGGgacacagacaaaaagaaaaagggaaaaaaacacaaaggattGAGGAGGAACGAGACATTGCTTTTAATTATTCCAATTATACACACCATTAACACTAGCCCTCTTGTCCAGCAACAGCCTCTGACTGCCACAGACAATTTGTCCAACTTGAAAAATAATTAATCCCCCCATTTATTAGTTAAAAAGGAAGAAGCAATTTAGAGATGAGAGCAGTCATCCAAGAGTAAAAAGGGCTGCATCCCTCCTCTGATGTGGCAGGTGGGGATCATGGAAAACCAACAACTGTGAAACAGAGACATCTCTCccaagaaaacagagaaaaaaacatttaaattttttttttcttactcttAGTCCTCTAATGAGCTTAACTGAGAGGAAATTACTTAATGCATCTACAACAACCCAGTTCTGGTTTAACAGTTCACTTTTGGATGAGGAATAAAGACGAGTCACATCTTGTTAAGATTTCCTTCAGCTCTCTGACATGTGAGCCCATCAAAGAGAGACTTAATTCTGCTAATagagacacatgagagacagCAGTCCCGGTTTGACACCTTATTAGCATAGTGGTTCCCAGCCTCCGAGCGGCGCTGGGATCTGGGTGACAGGTGCAGAGGGAGGTACTCACTACCAGGACAAATGTCCCAAGACACTCCACCAGGAACTCCCTCAAGATGTCCATCCTCAGGCGACACATCTCCCTCAGCTTCCTCTTGTTCTCGCctttcattgttgttgttgttgttgttgttgttgttgtttttttgttgtctggATCTCCTTGATGTTCTTCCTCCGACcagaacaaacagataaacTCTACTCTCTCTGGATGACAGTCGGTTGCCGCCTCCTTGCTCTTCAGCTGCAGCGCGTTAAGCTCTCTGCGATCGATTCCCTCTCTAACCGCCAGGGGtcaacttttcatcacatatagaGAGGTCAAAGTCTGCTGTACCATGTTTGCTTTGAAACTACGTATTCCTTATTTGTTATATAGGAGAAGGCCCCTTTGATGACATACAAGAGCAGTCCTCTGTGACATCAAATATCCGCCTATAATTTATCAAAGAAGCCTTCTTCATTTAGGAAAGCTGAATTCCAAGACACACCCAAAACTCCAGCTTGATCCTGTGTAGAACAAACTCTAGGTCCTCAGCATCACAGATTTCAGATCCAGAATCAGGACATAGAATTGCCTCCTCATTTTCCTCATCCAGTATATTTATGAACATGTCAACCATTAATCTGAAATGATTGACCAGCCGTACTAACACTttggataaagaaaatcaaaagcatattttcaaatgcatatcaaTCAGTCTATTAAGTATATACTGTTCTATTTCAAGTTTTAATTTGTTGGCCTAGCTATAATTAGCTAGCCACAAaagaagctagctagctaacagctAGTTAGTATTGtacacatttctctttctccctatgaattgtaaaataaaacgtacatgcatcagatgtgaaaaagcagctgtgtgaaatgaatGGTAGGTGTTCCTTCATGAATActtactgtatatgtgtgtaaaagtgattTGAAATACAACATTATTTTGTTAATAAAGTaagaaaggaaaagggaaaaacctAATTTGtcgtaatcaaaaacaagatatttaatgaatacttagaatatgattttttttaaatacctttaATTCAAAAATATAGTAAAGAAACActcttattttattaaataaaataacacaggTAAAGAATACACACGAACATGTCACCACCACATTgatgaatatatttaatatataaatagattttatgaAGGAGGTCTGATCCAGAGTTAAACCACACATTTTCCTACCAAATATcatcaacacaaatacacatagaTTAGTAGCTTCAAGCTACCTCCACACTTAAGGAAAACAACTTGAGAGAAGAGAATCTTACCTAAAAGTGAACTTATGGACATATACCTGcatgtgggtttgtttgttattattattgattatataaCAATATGAAAATATCTATAACTCACTTTTGTTTGAGTCagttttgaaattattttaaattcgTAAAATGAACTCTTAAgtagtgtgtgtcagtgtgtgtgtgagtgtgtgagtatgtgtgagcgatagagagagagcGGTTTTGACTGCCAAGTATGTGATGTGCTGTCACAATAACAGTCACAAACAATGGGacaataatatatattgtaACATGATCAACTTAGTGCCATCTCCATTTGTtcacttgttttctttaaatagaacattttaattttaatattatcTTTGAGCGTTGGCAACAATGTCATGCCAAAAAAACTTTTTGAATTGAACATTTTCAATCGCgaaagacagagagagtagTTTAACAGAAACATTTGTAATTTCAATCACAATAAAAGACCCAAACAGTGGCACACAGATTAAAATCAGTAATTCTGTTATATTATAGATTGTAACATGAATAACTCAGTGCCATCTCAATTTTCTCACTTGtttatgtattgttttttataaataacattttcaaatgttaaatgtgaatgtttgaTTGTCTTTGATATTGTATTTGAGCGTTGGCAACACATGTGAATGTCATTCCAATAAAgcttattaaaatgaaaaccttTAAAGGCTCAAACAGGCACAAATC encodes:
- the LOC132998185 gene encoding aquaporin-3-like, which produces MKGENKRKLREMCRLRMDILREFLVECLGTFVLVLFGCGSVAQVVLSRGALGGALTIHIGFAVGVTMGIYMAASVSGGHVNPAVTLAMVILGKLPLKKLPVYMVAQFLGAFIGACGVYVLYYDALMDFSSGQLLVTGPNATANIFSTYPAQHLFHLNGFVDQVFSAGILVLCILVITDKYTRVPEGLQPLLIGWVIMGIGVAMGLNCGYALNPARDFGPRVFTAVAGWGSDVFRAERGWWWIPLFGPLVGGAVAACIYCLCIKFHRPKPEIEEENNIQDKYGMITMS